In Sandaracinaceae bacterium, a genomic segment contains:
- a CDS encoding NAD(P)/FAD-dependent oxidoreductase, with amino-acid sequence MKDGRPWSKDIPDGAWDYIVIGSGMGGMTTAALLAKLGKRVLVLEQHYVPGGFTHMFKRPGYAWDVGVHAVGEVTTHSLTGRILKALTDGQLEWASLGPVYDEFHFPDGFRIDFPDSPAQFRQNLRDAFPDELEAIDAYLHLTRAVSKSMKTYYLARMAPARFGGMVDKLFAREAQRYLTMSTREVIEDLTDDPRLQAVFAAQWGYYGSTPSRSSFAIQALVVKHFMHGGYYPKGGAGQIARTLLQTVADAGGWTAIRADVDEILVDGDRAKGVRLKDGREIAAERVVSAAGVASTVSRLLPKPHSEDRWAQSVDALEPAPAHVCLYLGFEGDIRQAGASGANKWFYETWNTEDDGWNVDPHAEDLGDAPVLYCSFPSLKDPEHDPGELNRHTGEVVTFVPYSVFELWKDERWKKRGPDYETFKQRMTERMLEQLLSHMPELRSMIAYTELSTPVSTEHFVRPMKGSIYGIEPTPGRFENRWLRPRAPIDGLFFSGSEVATVGVIGAMMGGVLSAVSAEPVDAVRYLAPLMRG; translated from the coding sequence ATGAAGGACGGACGGCCCTGGAGCAAGGACATCCCCGACGGTGCGTGGGATTACATCGTGATCGGCTCGGGCATGGGAGGCATGACCACCGCCGCCCTGCTCGCGAAGCTCGGCAAGCGCGTGCTCGTGCTCGAGCAGCACTACGTGCCCGGCGGCTTCACGCACATGTTCAAGCGCCCGGGCTACGCGTGGGACGTGGGCGTGCACGCGGTGGGAGAGGTCACGACCCACAGCCTGACGGGCCGGATCCTGAAGGCGCTGACCGACGGGCAGCTCGAGTGGGCGTCGCTCGGGCCCGTCTACGACGAGTTCCACTTCCCGGACGGCTTCCGGATCGACTTCCCGGACTCGCCGGCCCAGTTCCGGCAGAACCTCCGCGACGCGTTCCCGGACGAGCTGGAGGCCATCGACGCGTACCTGCACCTGACGCGCGCGGTGTCCAAGAGCATGAAGACCTACTACCTCGCGCGCATGGCGCCCGCGCGCTTCGGGGGCATGGTCGACAAGCTCTTCGCGCGCGAAGCGCAGCGCTACCTCACGATGTCGACGCGCGAGGTCATCGAGGACCTGACCGACGATCCGCGATTGCAAGCCGTGTTCGCGGCCCAGTGGGGCTACTACGGCTCGACCCCGAGCCGCTCGTCGTTCGCGATCCAGGCGCTCGTGGTCAAGCACTTCATGCACGGCGGCTACTACCCCAAGGGCGGCGCGGGGCAGATCGCGCGCACGCTCCTGCAGACCGTGGCCGACGCGGGCGGCTGGACGGCGATCCGCGCGGACGTCGACGAGATCCTCGTGGACGGCGATCGCGCCAAGGGCGTGCGGCTGAAGGACGGACGCGAGATCGCGGCCGAGCGCGTGGTGAGCGCCGCGGGCGTGGCGTCGACCGTCTCCCGGCTGCTGCCGAAGCCTCACTCGGAGGACCGCTGGGCCCAGTCGGTGGACGCGCTCGAGCCGGCGCCCGCGCACGTGTGCCTCTACCTCGGCTTCGAGGGCGACATCCGGCAGGCCGGCGCGAGCGGCGCCAACAAGTGGTTCTACGAGACCTGGAACACCGAGGACGACGGCTGGAACGTCGACCCCCACGCGGAGGACCTCGGCGACGCGCCGGTGCTCTACTGCTCGTTCCCCTCGCTCAAGGACCCGGAGCACGACCCCGGCGAGCTGAACCGGCACACGGGGGAGGTGGTCACCTTCGTCCCGTACTCGGTGTTCGAGCTCTGGAAGGACGAGCGCTGGAAGAAGCGCGGACCCGACTACGAGACGTTCAAGCAGCGCATGACCGAGCGCATGCTCGAGCAGCTGCTCTCGCACATGCCGGAGCTGCGCTCGATGATCGCCTACACGGAGCTGTCGACGCCGGTCAGCACGGAGCACTTCGTGCGGCCGATGAAGGGCTCCATCTACGGCATCGAGCCCACGCCCGGGCGCTTCGAGAACCGCTGGCTGCGGCC